One Panicum virgatum strain AP13 chromosome 9K, P.virgatum_v5, whole genome shotgun sequence genomic region harbors:
- the LOC120650551 gene encoding uncharacterized protein LOC120650551: protein MEVFGKSVIAEPSNVIFLSAILNTEGSNPSHKCDKRCQNEHVFGNMFRCKLTGTTHICDKNCNQRILYDNHNSLCRVSGQLFPLSPLEQQAVRGIRRKHEVDSNEGCSFKRRRGAQLHPSPFERSYSAVSPIPSQVGDGMDLS, encoded by the coding sequence ATGGAGGTATTTGGCAAATCTGTGATTGCTGAGCCCAGCAATGTGATTTTCTTGTCTGCCATTCTTAACACAGAAGGGTCAAACCCTAGTCACAAGTGTGACAAGAGGTGCCAGAATGAGCACGTTTTTGGAAACATGTTCCGTTGCAAACTGACTGGAACCACTCACATCTGCGACAAAAACTGCAACCAGAGGATCCTCTATGATAACCACAACTCGCTCTGTCGGGTGAGTGGGCAGTTGTTCCCGCTCTCTCCACTCGAGCAGCAGGCAGTGAGGGGTATCCGCAGGAAGCATGAAGTTGACAGCAATGAAGGTTGCTCCTTTAAGCGCAGGCGTGGTGCGCAGCTGCACCCTTCCCCTTTCGAGAGGTCCTACTCTGCTGTGTCTCCAATCCCCAGCCAGGTTGGAGATGGCATGGACCTGAGCTAG